From the Polaribacter gangjinensis genome, the window CAATTTTAAAGGAAAATTAATTATTGGTTGGGATGAAATTTTAGAAGGTGGTTTAGCACCCAATGCAACTGTGATGTCATGGAGAGGAAATCAAGGTGCTATTGATGCTGCCAAACAAAAACACACTGTAATTTTAACTCCAAATTCGCATTGTTATTTTGATTATTATCAATCTGAAAATGAGGATGAACCTTTGGCAATTGGCGGTTTTTTACCTTTGGAAAAAGTGTACAATTTCAATCCAATTCCTGATGAATTGACAGCAGAGGAGGCCAAATATGTGTTGGGCGCACAAGGAAATATTTGGACAGAATATTTATCAACTCCTGAAAAAGTAGAATACATGGCATTTCCAAGAATGGTTGCTTTGAGCGAAGTTGTTTGGAGTGATGCTACCAAAAATTATACAAATTTTGTAAAACGTTTAGAACAATTCAATAAAAAATTGAAGGTTTTAAAGGTAAATTATGCCAATCATTTGTATGAAGTTTCTGGAAAATTACAAAATGAAAATGGTAGGTTGAATTATCAATTAGAGACAATTACCGACAAGAAAATTGTGTATACTTTAGATGGAAAAAATGAAAATTTAGTTTATAAAAATCCCATTCCTATTGAAAAATCAACTTCTATAAAAGCATTTGTGGTTGATGAAAATCAAGAAAAATTAGGGGCTGTTTTTGCACAAAAAATCAATTTGCACAAAGCAGTTGGGCAAAAAATAACGCTAAATATTGAACCTCATAAAGCATATAATTCAGGAGGAAAACAAGCACTCATAAACGGAATTTCTGGAAATAACAAACGATTTGGAGATCGTGAATGGTTGGGTTTTTCAGGTGAAGATTTAGAAATTACTATCGAATTTAACAAACCCACTGAAATAAATACGATTTCAACACGCTTTCACAATGGAAATGGTCAATGGATTTATGCACCTAAAGAAATCTCTATTGAGTTTGATAATGAAGAAAAAAGAAGTTTTGTGCTTAAAAATAATCGTGATTTGTTGGTGAATTTTAATGAAAAGTTTGAACAAAAAGTAATAAAAAAAATAAAATTAACCATTCCAAATTACGGAATTATTCCAGAAGGAAAACAAGGCGCAGGAAACAAAGCTTGGACATTTATTGATGAAATAGTTTTTGAATAATGATATTAGAAATTTGCGCAAACTCTTATGAATCAGCCATCAATGCTCAAATTGCTGGCGCTCACAGAATCGAAATTTGTTCAGAATTATCAGTAGGTGGCATCACTCCAAGTGTTGGATTGTTAGAAAAAATCTCGAAAGAAATTTCAATTCCTGTGCATGTTTTAATTCGACC encodes:
- a CDS encoding beta-N-acetylhexosaminidase, translating into MKIHGYLKFIILLFFFGCTSENAKPIEPSIIPKPLYQKITDGFFLLDENSSIESEKSFTKIADFLKNSLKEFHKIRLSSKKDAKKIVFNFDSTIKNEEGYHLEINKNQIKISAKSSKGAFYAVQSLLQLIPSKTTSKSIAIQCLEIKDEPKFAYRGMHLDVSRHFFSVDFIKKYLDLMAMLKMNTFHWHLTDDQGWRIEIKKYPKLQEIAAFRKETLIGHYSDEPQQFDGKKYGGFYTQKQIKEIVSYASERQITVIPEIEMPGHSQAAIAAYPELGCTKKQVEVATKWGVFEDIYCTNENTFEFLEDVIDEVIPLFPGKYIHIGGDEAPKTRWENCVQCQKNIKEKGLKDAHGLQSYFITRMEKYINFKGKLIIGWDEILEGGLAPNATVMSWRGNQGAIDAAKQKHTVILTPNSHCYFDYYQSENEDEPLAIGGFLPLEKVYNFNPIPDELTAEEAKYVLGAQGNIWTEYLSTPEKVEYMAFPRMVALSEVVWSDATKNYTNFVKRLEQFNKKLKVLKVNYANHLYEVSGKLQNENGRLNYQLETITDKKIVYTLDGKNENLVYKNPIPIEKSTSIKAFVVDENQEKLGAVFAQKINLHKAVGQKITLNIEPHKAYNSGGKQALINGISGNNKRFGDREWLGFSGEDLEITIEFNKPTEINTISTRFHNGNGQWIYAPKEISIEFDNEEKRSFVLKNNRDLLVNFNEKFEQKVIKKIKLTIPNYGIIPEGKQGAGNKAWTFIDEIVFE